One Candidatus Krumholzibacteriota bacterium genomic window carries:
- a CDS encoding aldehyde dehydrogenase family protein: protein MKGGSMEYPYLIDGEWLDDGEALEVRSPFTGETVGLTHRPPPARVEEAVRAAAAAFAKTRRMPTHERTALLARIAAAIRETANELAAGIALEAGKPMRYARGEVARAAQTFDEAAAECSRLYGEVIPLDVSPAAEGRLGFVRHVPAGPVLAITPFNFPLNLVAHKVAPALAAGCPVVLKPASATPLTALRLARIVTEAGAPPGALAVLPIGGKEAGVLAERGEIRTVSFTGSAAVGWELGRRASRKKVTLELGGNAAAIVHGDWEDIERAVSRIVMGAFAFSGQVCISVQRVYVHRRVADRFREKLFACVAALRAGDPLDEETDIGPMIDDAEAARVAGWLEEAVAGGAVVAAGGGRRGAFHEPTVVEEVRPGMKIVDEEVFGPVLCLADYDGIDEALAAAGRSRFGLQAGVFARDIGVVMRAWEELEVGGVIAGDVPTFRVDRMPYGGVRDSGRGREGLRWAIRGMCEPRLLVIAP from the coding sequence ATGAAAGGCGGCAGCATGGAATATCCGTACCTGATCGACGGGGAATGGCTCGACGACGGCGAGGCGCTCGAGGTGCGTTCCCCCTTCACCGGGGAGACGGTCGGCCTGACGCACCGTCCGCCGCCGGCGCGGGTGGAGGAAGCGGTCCGGGCCGCGGCGGCCGCGTTCGCGAAGACGCGCCGGATGCCAACGCACGAGCGGACGGCCCTGCTCGCCCGGATCGCCGCCGCGATACGCGAAACGGCAAACGAGCTCGCCGCGGGGATCGCGCTCGAGGCGGGCAAGCCGATGCGCTACGCCCGCGGCGAAGTCGCGCGCGCCGCGCAGACCTTCGACGAGGCGGCGGCGGAATGCAGCCGGCTCTACGGCGAGGTGATCCCCCTCGACGTCTCGCCCGCCGCGGAGGGGCGGCTCGGTTTCGTCCGGCACGTTCCCGCGGGGCCCGTCCTCGCCATCACGCCCTTCAATTTCCCCTTGAACCTCGTCGCCCACAAGGTCGCGCCCGCCCTCGCCGCCGGGTGCCCGGTCGTTTTGAAGCCGGCGAGCGCGACGCCGCTCACCGCGCTGCGGCTGGCACGGATCGTGACGGAAGCGGGGGCGCCCCCCGGCGCCCTCGCCGTGCTGCCGATCGGCGGAAAGGAGGCCGGCGTCCTCGCCGAACGCGGCGAGATACGCACGGTCAGCTTCACCGGGTCGGCGGCGGTCGGATGGGAGCTCGGCCGCCGGGCCTCCAGGAAGAAGGTCACCCTCGAGCTGGGGGGCAACGCCGCGGCGATCGTGCACGGGGACTGGGAAGACATCGAACGGGCGGTCTCGCGGATCGTCATGGGGGCTTTCGCCTTCTCGGGGCAGGTCTGCATCTCCGTGCAGCGCGTCTACGTCCACCGGCGCGTCGCCGACCGGTTCCGCGAAAAGCTCTTCGCTTGCGTCGCCGCGCTGCGCGCGGGGGATCCGCTCGACGAGGAGACCGACATCGGCCCGATGATCGACGATGCGGAGGCGGCGAGGGTGGCCGGCTGGCTGGAGGAAGCGGTGGCGGGCGGCGCGGTGGTGGCCGCGGGGGGCGGCAGGCGGGGGGCCTTCCACGAGCCGACCGTCGTGGAGGAAGTTCGGCCGGGCATGAAAATCGTCGACGAGGAGGTCTTCGGCCCCGTCCTCTGCCTCGCCGACTACGACGGGATCGACGAGGCCCTCGCCGCCGCCGGACGGTCGCGGTTCGGCCTCCAGGCGGGCGTCTTCGCCCGTGACATCGGCGTCGTCATGCGGGCCTGGGAGGAGCTCGAGGTGGGCGGCGTCATCGCCGGCGACGTGCCGACCTTTCGCGTGGACCGGATGCCGTACGGCGGGGTCAGGGATTCCGGACGGGGACGCGAGGGGCTCCGATGGGCGATCCGCGGGATGTGCGAGCCGCGACTGCTCGTCATCGCCCCCTGA
- the hflX gene encoding GTPase HflX: MTRHLYTPPPETPEERAFLVGVRLPGAQLEDEKENLRELAALAATAGATVVGQTIQGRTRIDGSTYIGEGKVEEIAGEIAQLEANIVVFDDDLSPAQARNIEERLQVNVVDRTEVILDIFARRARTRQARIQVEIAQLTYALPRLRRLWAHLSRQAGGIGTRGPGETQLEVDRRRVRERIDGLERKLARIRRGVEERRKRRGDRFGAAIVGYTNAGKSTMLNRLAGSDVEESGRLFSTLDSTTRRVDLPGGGPILVTDTIGFIRKLPAHLVESFRATLLDVREADLLLHIVDASAPRYEERIETVDGVLGRLGRGQADAPTLLVFNKTDLLDGEARDALARRRPDAILASAGTGEGVDQLLDAIGRIAERDRVDAEVVVPHDDGRRIALVERTAVETIERRLDGDRLRYVVRVRRRDLAILEKAGEVRLLPLGG, encoded by the coding sequence GTGACCAGGCATCTCTACACGCCCCCTCCCGAAACGCCCGAGGAACGCGCTTTTCTCGTCGGCGTGCGCCTGCCCGGCGCGCAACTCGAGGACGAGAAGGAGAATCTCCGCGAGCTGGCCGCCCTCGCCGCCACCGCCGGGGCGACGGTCGTCGGCCAGACGATCCAGGGACGCACGCGGATCGACGGGTCGACCTACATCGGGGAGGGGAAGGTCGAGGAGATCGCCGGGGAGATCGCGCAACTCGAGGCGAACATCGTGGTCTTCGACGACGACCTCTCGCCCGCCCAGGCGCGGAACATCGAGGAGCGGCTCCAGGTCAACGTCGTCGACCGCACCGAGGTCATCCTCGACATCTTCGCCCGCCGCGCCCGGACGAGGCAGGCGAGGATACAGGTCGAGATCGCCCAGCTCACCTACGCCCTGCCCCGCCTCCGCCGACTGTGGGCCCACCTCTCCCGCCAGGCGGGGGGGATCGGCACCCGCGGCCCCGGCGAGACGCAGCTCGAGGTGGACCGCCGGCGGGTCCGCGAGCGCATCGACGGGCTCGAGCGGAAGCTCGCCCGCATCCGGCGCGGCGTGGAGGAGCGGCGCAAGCGGCGCGGCGACCGGTTCGGCGCCGCGATCGTCGGTTACACGAACGCGGGGAAATCGACGATGCTCAACCGCCTCGCCGGAAGCGACGTCGAGGAGAGCGGCCGGCTCTTCTCCACGCTCGATTCGACGACGAGGCGCGTCGACCTCCCGGGGGGCGGCCCGATCCTCGTGACCGACACGATCGGGTTCATCCGCAAGCTTCCCGCCCACCTCGTGGAGTCCTTCCGCGCCACCCTGCTCGATGTCCGGGAGGCGGACCTGCTCCTACACATCGTCGACGCGTCCGCCCCCCGCTACGAGGAGCGCATCGAGACGGTCGACGGCGTCCTCGGCCGGCTCGGACGCGGCCAGGCCGACGCGCCGACCCTGCTCGTCTTCAACAAGACCGACCTTCTCGACGGGGAGGCGCGCGACGCGCTGGCCAGGCGGCGCCCCGACGCGATCCTCGCCAGCGCCGGGACGGGGGAGGGTGTCGACCAGCTGCTCGACGCGATCGGACGGATCGCGGAGCGCGACCGCGTCGACGCCGAGGTCGTCGTTCCGCACGACGACGGCCGCCGGATCGCTCTCGTCGAACGAACGGCCGTCGAGACGATCGAACGGCGCCTCGACGGCGACCGGCTCCGGTACGTCGTGCGCGTGAGGCGGCGCGACCTCGCCATCCTCGAAAAAGCGGGAGAGGTGCGGCTATTGCCGCTCGGGGGCTGA
- a CDS encoding M20 family metallo-hydrolase: protein MDADTLKKMLEKIDGYRQLAIDLQTSLVAIPALGPENDGGGEAEKAAFIESWMAEHIGFDSVEHVDAPDDRVPSGVRPNIVALMKGASADRRIWVMGHLDVVPPGEISLWETDPYVVVEKDGRLYGRGVEDNHHGFVTPLLALKAARELGVELPCDTGVILVSDEETGSRFGIGHLIGERPDLFSENDYILVPDSGVPDGSQIEVAEKSIYWLKVVVRGRQCHASEPGKGINAHRAGAHLITRLDRLYEIYDRRDEVFEPPISTFEPTKKEANVPNVNSIPGEDVFYMDMRVLPGIPLDDVHATIETMVREVEKQFGVTIELSSPQREDAAPATPVDAPVVTALSSAIREIYGVEAKPQGIGGGTVAAFFRRAGLPAVVWSRIDDTAHMPNEHTTIDFMLGDAKVFATLFARG, encoded by the coding sequence ATGGACGCCGATACCCTGAAGAAGATGCTCGAGAAGATCGACGGTTACCGCCAGCTCGCGATCGACCTGCAGACGAGCCTCGTCGCGATCCCCGCGCTCGGCCCCGAGAACGACGGCGGGGGCGAAGCGGAAAAGGCCGCCTTCATCGAGTCGTGGATGGCCGAGCACATCGGCTTCGATTCTGTCGAGCACGTCGACGCCCCGGACGACCGGGTGCCCTCCGGCGTGCGGCCCAACATCGTCGCCCTCATGAAGGGGGCGTCCGCCGACCGCCGCATCTGGGTGATGGGACACCTCGACGTCGTCCCCCCCGGGGAGATCTCGCTCTGGGAGACCGACCCCTACGTCGTCGTCGAGAAGGACGGCCGGCTCTACGGCCGCGGCGTCGAGGACAACCACCACGGCTTCGTCACGCCGCTTCTCGCCCTCAAGGCGGCCAGGGAGCTCGGCGTCGAGCTGCCCTGCGACACCGGGGTCATCCTCGTCTCCGACGAGGAGACGGGAAGCCGGTTCGGGATCGGCCATCTCATCGGCGAGCGTCCCGATCTCTTCTCGGAGAACGACTACATCCTCGTCCCCGACTCGGGCGTGCCCGACGGATCGCAGATCGAGGTGGCCGAGAAATCGATCTACTGGCTCAAGGTCGTCGTCAGGGGCCGGCAGTGCCACGCCTCCGAGCCGGGCAAGGGGATCAACGCCCACCGCGCGGGGGCCCACCTCATCACGCGCCTCGACCGGCTGTACGAGATCTACGACCGCCGCGACGAGGTCTTCGAACCGCCGATCAGCACCTTCGAGCCCACGAAGAAGGAGGCGAACGTCCCCAACGTCAACTCGATCCCCGGCGAGGACGTCTTCTACATGGACATGCGCGTTTTGCCCGGCATCCCGCTCGACGACGTCCACGCGACGATAGAGACGATGGTCCGCGAGGTGGAGAAACAGTTCGGCGTCACGATCGAGCTCTCCTCCCCCCAGCGGGAGGACGCCGCCCCGGCGACGCCGGTCGACGCGCCCGTCGTCACGGCGCTCTCATCGGCGATACGCGAAATCTACGGCGTCGAGGCGAAGCCGCAGGGGATCGGCGGCGGGACCGTGGCCGCCTTTTTCCGCCGGGCCGGGCTTCCCGCCGTCGTCTGGTCGCGGATCGACGACACGGCGCACATGCCCAACGAGCACACCACGATCGATTTCATGCTCGGAGACGCGAAGGTCTTCGCCACCCTCTTCGCGAGGGGATAG